A single genomic interval of Bacteroidota bacterium harbors:
- a CDS encoding acyltransferase family protein, translated as MATLENDIVPPSKDLVRELAKPFQTWFSPRIYGFDKIERERPALYVSNHTILGLTDGFFLGLEMYLQKDIMLRPLVDHMHWEIPFWRQLIKNVGMVPGTRESCAALMEAGEHVLVFPGGRREVCKQKGEAYQLIWRNRTGFAHMAVAHGYDIIPVATIGAEEMFDILVDAKDVMNSPLGAWIQNSGFADKYLHGGENLPPIVKGIGRSIIPKPQRHYIMVGERINTTRFNGEAQDHEALVGVRQEVEHAFARMFEDLQALRKNDQDEEWWRKILKNW; from the coding sequence ATGGCCACGCTTGAAAACGATATCGTTCCACCGTCCAAAGATCTTGTCCGCGAACTGGCAAAACCGTTTCAAACGTGGTTCAGTCCCCGCATCTACGGGTTTGACAAAATCGAACGCGAGCGTCCGGCTTTGTATGTGAGCAACCACACAATCCTGGGCTTGACCGACGGATTTTTCCTCGGGCTGGAAATGTACCTGCAAAAGGACATCATGCTGCGCCCACTCGTGGACCACATGCATTGGGAGATTCCGTTTTGGCGGCAGCTGATCAAAAACGTGGGCATGGTTCCGGGTACACGTGAAAGTTGTGCCGCGCTCATGGAAGCCGGCGAACATGTACTCGTCTTCCCGGGAGGACGACGCGAAGTCTGCAAACAAAAAGGCGAAGCCTACCAATTGATCTGGCGCAACCGCACCGGATTTGCCCACATGGCCGTGGCCCATGGCTACGACATCATCCCGGTGGCGACCATCGGCGCCGAAGAAATGTTTGACATTCTCGTCGACGCCAAGGATGTGATGAATTCGCCGCTCGGTGCTTGGATTCAGAACTCTGGCTTCGCAGACAAATACTTGCATGGCGGCGAAAACCTTCCGCCCATCGTCAAAGGCATCGGTCGCTCCATCATTCCCAAGCCGCAGCGCCACTATATCATGGTCGGCGAACGCATAAACACGACGCGCTTCAATGGCGAGGCCCAGGACCATGAAGCTTTGGTCGGCGTACGGCAAGAGGTGGAGCATGCATTTGCAAGGATGTTTGAAGATTTGCAGGCTTTGCGGAAAAATGATCAGGACGAGGAATGGTGGCGCAAGATTCTCAAAAACTGGTAA